A window of Gemmatimonadota bacterium genomic DNA:
TCTCACGGAGGATCCGATCCGGCAGTTCGGCGGCGGGCAGGTTTCGGTGCTCCTTCGCAAGGCGCAGCAACTCCTCCGTTCCGCGGGATGCCCCGTCCCCGCGCGGATCGTCAATCAGCCCGTCTGTGAACAGAAGCACCCGGTCGCCCGCTCCGAGATGCACCTCCCCCCGCTCGTATTCGGCTTCGGGAAACGCGCCCAGGAGGAGCCCCCCCGCTTCCATGGAATCCACGCTCCCGTCCCGGCGAACCACCAGCCCCGGTTCGTGTCCCGCATTGGAGTAGACGAGCGTTCCCGTTGCCGGATCGTAAACGGACACCAACGCCGTCACAAAACGATCCGCGTCGAGTTCCGCAGCCAGTGACCGGTTGACCACGGACAGAACGCGACGCGGGTCATCCGAAATCCGGAACGCCGCCCGAACTTCCGCGCGAAAGCCCGCCATGATGAGGCTTGCGGGGATTCCGTGGCCCGAGACATCGGCGATCAGCACGGCCCAGCGGCCATTCTCCATCGGCAGGAAGTCAAAGTAGTCGCCGCCCACATCCGAGGAGGGATCGTTCCTTCCGGCGAGCGTGTGTCCCTCCACCGCGGGCGTGGTGTGAGGGAGCAGCGTCCGGTGAATGTGGCGCGCGACCCGCAGTTCCTCCTCCAGAGCACGCTTCTTGCGAACTTCCGCATACATCCGCGCGTTCCCGATGGAGATCGCCGCCTGATCCGCGAAGGCCACCAGTCGATCCAGATCCCGCGTGCCGTAGGCCGCCGCGTCGTCGCTCTCGAGATTCAAGATGCCGATGACGCGCCCTTCCGTGCGAATGGGAATGGCCATCTCCGAGCGCGTCGCCTTCCGTGCGTTGACATAGCGCGGATCCGCATGCACATCTCCCACGGCCACTCCCTCTCCCCGGTCCGCCACCCACCCGAGAATCCCGTGCCCGACCTTCAGGCGCACTTCATCGAACCGCTCGGGGGCGTATCCGCGAAGCTTCTCCCGGCGGATCTCCCGCGTTTCATCCCGAATGAGGAAAATGCCCGATGCATTCGACGGGACCAGTTCTTCCAGCGCATCCAGGATGGCGTCCAAGAGTTCGTCCAGATCCAGTTGAGCGCTGATCTTCGTCCCGATGTCCCGAAGGAGCGAAAGCTCACGGATTCGCCGCTCCAGATCCCGGGCCAGACGAGCATTGTCGAGCGCAACGGCCAGGTGGTCCGCAAGCGCGGCCAGAGCGCCTTCGCTCCCGAGAACGCGTGGCGGTGGCTCTTCGCGAAAAGCGACCTCCAGACTTCCAAGCACCCGATCGAGCCGCTTGAGAGGGACGGCGATCCGCACGGCCGGGGGTGATCCGAGGATTCGCGCGGAGGCCCGTGCGCCCGGAGCATTCGGGTCCCGCTGAACACCGCGCTCGCCGCTCAAGAGCACTCGTTGAGTGAGACGCGAGGAGTCCAGCGCCATCCCCCGCGCTTCCGCTTCTCCGCGCAGAAGGAAGTGGGCCGTCTCCCCCTGTTCCCGCTGCGTCACAAGAAGCGCACCGTCGGCCCGCATCACACGGAGAGCCAGTCCCAGCGCACGACGCACCAGCCGTTCGTGATCCAGCGAAGCGTCGAGGAGCTCACCCGCTTCGGCGAGCGCGGTCAGCTCCTCTACCTGCCGCAACGCCCGGCGAAGCCGGGCCGCCTCATCCGGGTTTTCCTTCACGACCGGCCTCTCATTCGACGAACACCCGGTCCTTCCCGTCGAACGGGGGCGAGAAGACGCTGACCACCTCCATCGGCCCGTCCAAAACACTGAGCGCATGGACCGTGCCGCGTGGAATCAGGAGGATCGACCCCGGCCCGACGGAGAGGGTCTCTTCGCCCAGACGCATCACTCCGCTTCCGGCAAGGATCACGACCGTCTCGTCATGGGTACGGTGCAGATGCGCCGCGACTTCGGAAGCGATCGTCAGGTGCGTGCAATCCGCAGTGCGGTGAGCACCCACGGGGCGGGCCGTGATGTTGGCGTGTGCTTCGGCGGGTACGCCCGGGTCGGCATGCCAGGCCACCGGCGCCGATCCTCGCGACGAAGCCATACGCCCCGCCAGCCACATCCCCGCGAGAGTCATGGCCCCCGCCAACGCGAGTGCCAGCAGGATTCGTGTGCGCGATGTGTGAAGAGTACTCATGATTCGCCTCCTTCCCCGACTGCCGCACAGCGTAGCCTATCATCGAGGAAAGGGCACTCCCCGGCCGCGTTGACTCCCCGCCGGAGGCGTGCCAGCATCCCCCCGGATCCGCCTACCACTCCGTTCCGGAGGCTTGCTGTGAACGCACTCCTGCTTGCCCTTCTTTCCGCAGCCGCTTTCCTGGCCGCAAACCGCTTCTACGGCGGCTGGATCCGCCGGGTTCTCCTTGAGGTCGACGAGACGGAACTGACGCCCGCGGTCCGCCTGAATGACGGCGTCGATTTCGTGCCTACGAGACGGGCCGTCGTCTTCGGCCACCATTTCGCGTCCATCGCGGGCCTCGGCCCGATTCTCGGCCCGGCCATCGCCGTCATCTGGGGCTGGGTACCGGCCGTTCTGTGGATCGTGTTCGGGACCATCCTCATCGGAGGCGTTCAAGATTTCAGCGCCCTGGTGCTTTCGCTTCGAAATGACGGGCGGTCCGTCGGTGATATCGCAGGCGAGATTCTGGGCCGCCGCGCACGGATCCTCTTTCTGGTCATCATCTACTTCCTGATGTCGCTGGCCATGGGCGTCTTTGCGCTGGTGATCGCAACGCTCTTCACGGCGGCTCCTGACGCGGGCCTCCATCCTGAATCGCATCCGGAAGCCGTCCTTCCCGTGGCGATCCTTCTGGCCATCGCGGTCCTCATGGGACTTGCGCTCTACCGCTGGAAACTCCCCTTCGGTCCTGTCACCCTCGCGGGCGTCGCGCTGTCTTTTCTGGGCGTTCTCTGGGGGCAGGCGCATCCCGTCACGGGAGTCGTCCGGGAGACCTGGATCTTCGTGCTGCTCGGGTACGCATTCGTGGCATCGGTACTGCCGGTCTGGCTCCTTCTTCAGCCTCGCGACTACCTCAACTCCTTCCAGCTTTACGCCGGGATGCTGCTCATGTTTCTCGGCCTCGCCGTGTCGCGGCCCGAGGTCGTCGCCCCGGCCATCAACCACGCCCCCACCGATCTCCCGCCGATCTTCCCCTTCCTCTTCATCACCGTGGCCTGCGGGGCGGTCAGCGGATTCCACAGCCTCGTCTCTTCCGGAACGACCGCGAAGCAGATCGCGCACGCGCGCGACGCGCAGACGCTGGGCTACGGCGCCATGGCCACCGAGGGAATGCTGGCGATTCTGGCTGTTCTCGCCTGCACCGCCGGACTCTCCTCCTCGGCTGAATGGCACGCGCACTATACCGGTTGGCAGGCCGCGGGCGGCCTCGGCCCGAAGGTCGGCGCCTTCATCACGGGCGCCGCGACCTTCGTCCATTCGCTGGGAATCCCCATGGCCACGGCGACCGCCTTCACCGCGGTGGTCGTCGTTTCCTTCGCGCTGACCACACTCGACTCCGCCACGCGCCTTCTCCGCTACAACATTCAGGAACTGGCCCGTGCGGCCGGGCTCCCTCCCGGACTGTCCAACCGCTATCTCGCCTCGCTGGTTGCCGTGGCCTCCATTGCCTTCTTCGCGCTGCTGCGTATCGGGGGGAAGCCCGCGGGGATTGTTCTGTGGGAACTCTTCGGCACCACGAATCAGCTTCTCGCCGCGCTCGCGCTCCTTACCGTTCTCGTCTGGCTGGTTCGGCGGCGGCGTCCCGCGCTGCCCGTCGCTCTGCCCATGATCTTCATGTTCGTGATGACCCTCGCCGGGATGACCATCAAGATCCGGCACTTTTACGCACAGGAAGCATGGCTCGTCTTCGGCTTCGGACTGGGTCTGGGAGTGCTGGCGGTGTGGCTCGCGATCGAGGGAGTGCTGGCGCTGCGACGCGCTAGCTCGTCCGCCGGGCGACCAGGCGAAGCCGCGCTGCCGTCTCCACCACGGTAAAAAACCAGCCCAGCGCCGCACCCACGACGGCTCCGCCGAGAATGTCCAGCGGGTAGTGAACGCCGCAATAAACACGCGACCATGCCACGACGGCGGCCAGCAGGAGAGACGGCCACCACCCGCGAAAGCGCAGAGAAAGAAATACTCCGGCGGCAAAGGTGTTGGCGGCGTGGGCCGAAGGGAACGAGTAGTCGTGGGCGCCGATCAGCTTACGGACATCATCCAGTTCCTTGAAGGGCCGGGGGCGCTCGAACCACGGTTTGATGGCGTCGTCCACGAGAAGGTCCGTCGCGGCGACGGCCACGATGGCGAAGAGAATCCCTACGCGCGTGGATCCACTCCCGCGCGCCAGGCCCACCAGAAGCAGCACGACCAACGGTATTCGCCAGTGGTCAAAGTCCGTCAGATACGGCATCACGACATCCAGCACGGGATGCGTCCATGCCTCATTCATGAGACGGAACAGGTGCTCATCGAGGGCGAGAAGTGCGTTCATCGTTCCCCTTCACTTCGGGTCCACCATGGAGACTCCCAAGCCGTCTCACCGTCGGCCAGCACGACCCGCACATACAACCACGGCGACGCCGGCCTGTCTCGCCCCTTCAGGAAACGCCGCGTCACCTGCCGCCCTCCGCCCCGCCGGCGCTCCACCACGCCGTCGGTCCCGACCAGTTCGATTCTCTCCACCGGTTCAGGCGAAACCACACGAATGCGAAGAGCGCCCGCGGGCCATGCATCCACGACCCTCCCGGGGAGGACGCCTCCCCAGTCCGTATCCAGCAGAATCCGCGCTCCTGTCGTCCCGTAGACATGGCGGTCCCGCATCGCGTCCCACACCGCCTCACGCGTACACGCAGCGGCGCGAAATGCCACCAGCCCGTGAGTGGCCGCCCCCGCGGATCGATGCCCCGGGTGCCCGTCGTGAGTATCTCCCGACGCCAGAAAGCCCAACCGGTGTCCTGCATCCAGCGCGGCACGCACAAATCCCTCTGGAACCGGATCGTAGATCATCCCCGGAACTCCCGGTGCCTCCGAGGACCCGTGGATGGAACAGATCTCCACCACCGTTTCCATGTCGTCCGGTGAGGGCACGCTCCAGTCCACCGCGATCGGACCGCCACCCGGATGGTGCGGAATGGTCATGGCCCCATACGGCGCGACCCGTTCCCAGAGTTCCTGCGGGGTGTCGCTGGCCGCGTCCCGATGCTCATAGACGCGCCCCTCCACGCCCGGGAAGTAGACATTCCGATGGCCCCAGGTCCACGAGGTCCACTCGTATCCGAGAAGCGTCGCGAACCGCCCGGGATCGTAGGCATTCTGCGTGGCCTGCCTGACCATGGCGAAAGCGGCTTCGTCCAGCGGAGCCACGCCGTGGGCGTCGTGATCCGTTACGCACGCGACATCCAGTCCGGCGACATCCCGCGCAAACTCCAGCAACTCGCGGGGAGAGCCGGTGCCGTCCGACAGCGCGGAATGACAGTGAATGTCGCCCCAGAGGAGATTCCGGAGCGAGGAGTCCCGCTCCACCAGAAGCAGGTCTCCCTGTCCGCGCAAGGCTCCCGAGCCCCCATTCAGCACGGCGTGGATTCGCAAGAGACCGGCCTCGCGGACGAGCAATCCCACGCCCGCACTCCTTCCCCCGGGAGTCACGCCGACATCCTCCGCTCTCGGGAGATCGGCGGACTCCTCGCCGGGGTGGGCGAGGTCTGTCGTGAAGACCGACAGCGTCCCTCCGGGAAGCACGGCGCGATTCCCAAAGCGGTCCAGAGCCGAAACCCGTACGGAAACGCGGGCTCCTGGTTCCACCACCGCCGGAGCGGCGAGCGTCAGTCGCACCGCCTCCGCCGGGAGGATGGCCAGCGTCGGCGCGTTCTTCACCGTCGCAAAGACACCATCCGCATCGGCGTCCGTCTTGATGAGAAGTTCCTCGAATGCTTCCGCGTAAGAGTCGGCCCGCGCAAGACTTCCCGGGTGCCCCCCGCTCGTGTCACCGTAGACGAAACGGACCGTGTCCCCTTCCGCGAGGCGGCCGCGGTCCAGTAGGGCCACCAGACTCATGGGGGGTGCGCCTTCGTGGAGGGTGAGCGTCACATCCTCCCGGGAGCAGGACACCGTGGTAAAACCGGCCGCACCCGGTGGCGCGACTCTCGGCGGAGACCAGCCCCAGAATGGGGACACCTGGAGGACGACCCCGCCCCCTTCGGCCATCCCCGACTCCCCGGCCACCCAGTCCACCGTCCACGATCCCCGGGAGCCCGCAACCACGGGATCCTCCGGGAGAATCCGCACGACTCCCTCGCCGTCACCTCCCGAGTTCACAGGAAGGGTGCGGTCTTCGTCGCAGGCATTCAGTAGAAACAAACAGAGACCGCCCGGAAGCAGGAAACGAACCCCGCTCCGGACGGTCCCGGTCACTCTCGGCATGCGCGTCAGACGCCCGCAGCCACGCCGCGCTTTTCTCGGATCCTGCGTGTCAGTTCGGGGAGGATCTTCAACGCATCTCCCACCAGACCATAGGAGGCGGCACGAAAGATGGGTGCCGTCTTGTCCTTGTTGATGGCGACGATGGTCTCGGAGGTCCTCATCCCGGCCAGATGCTGAATGGCTCCTGAAATCCCGGCGGCAATGTAGAGATTCGGGCGAACCACCTTGCCCGTCTGCCCCACTTGGTGCGGGTAGCTGATCCAGCCGGCGTCCACCACGGCCCGGGTGGCCCCCACGGCGCCGTCCAGCGCGTCCGCGAGTTCCTGAACAAGCTGGAAGTTCTCCGCGGACTGAAGCCCGCGCCCTCCAGCCACGATGACCTCCGCGTCGGAGAGGTTCACCCCTTCGCCCTCTTCCTTGCGGAACTCCAGGATTTCCACATCGTTCGTCTCTTCCGGGAAGGAGATGCTCTCCTCCACGACGGGTGGAGGATCTCCTGAGCCCGCGCCGGGATCCGCATACGCCTTCGGGCGCACCGAAATCACCGCCGGTCCGCCGCCCGGCCACTCGACGGTCTCCAGGAGTCTTCCGCTGTACACGGGACGCACCGCCTGAACGCCCGACTCTCCGACTTCGACCGACACGCAGTCCGCCGCGACCCCGGCACCCAACCGGGCTCCGAGCGACGCCGCGAACTCATGGCCGTTCGCCGTCGCGCCCACGAGGACCGCCAGCGGTTCCGCCTTCCCGACCAGCGTCCCCGCAGCCTCCACATACGCGCGGGCCCGATACCGCTTCAGTTCCGGAGCGGACACCGCAATCACGCCGTCCACGCCCAGCCCCGAAAGACCCGGCACGACCGCCGCAGCATCCTCGGCAAGAACGAGCGCCGTAAGGCTCCCGCCGGACGAATCCGCAAGGGTCCTTCCCAGTCCCAGCACCTCACGCGTGACAGGCTGGACGACCCCTTTCCAATGTTCTGCAACCACCCAGATATCTTTCGACATGATTGGCTCCCCCGCCTAGATCAGCTTGGCTTCGGCCAGCCGGGCCACCAGCGTCTCCGCCAGTTCCTCGGGCTCGCCCTGCAGCAGTTCTCCACCCGGTCGCGCCGGAGGAATGCTCATGCCGGTGACCTGCGTCCGGGACGCGGCCTCCACTCCCAGATCTCCCGCGCCCCATTCCGTCACCGGAGCCCGCGAGGCCTTTCGGATTCCCAGAATGGATGCGAAACGGGGTTCGTTGCTGTCCTTGGTCATGGCGAGAAGCGCGGGCAGGCGGCCCTTCACCACCTGAAGCCCCCCTTCCAGCAGGCGCTCCACGCAGATGGTCCCGGCCTCCTGGTCGATTTCGTCCACGCGGAACACCTCGGTCAGCAGCGTCATACCCAAGCGCTGCGCCACCATGGGCCCCGTCAACGCGGTGTTCGTGTCGATGGTCTGCCGCCCCACGAAGACCAGATCCACTTCGCCGACCTTCTCCACTCCGGCGGCCAGTACCGCCGCCGCACCCGAGGCATCGAGCCCCTCGAACGCATCGTCCTTCAGATGCACGGCATGGTTCGCCCCCATGGCCAGCGCCTCGCGAAGGCTCTCCACCGCCGTCTCCGGGCCCAATGTCAGGGCCGTGACTTCCCCACCATGGGATTCGCGCGTCTTCAACCCCTCCTCGATGGCAAAGTGGTCATACGGGTTGGTCACCGACTTGGAGTCCGACTCCACACTTCCGGCGCCCCCGGCTTCCCCGCGAATCGAGGGGGCTTCCGGGACCTGCTTGATCAGCACCACAGACTTCATTCCAGCATCCTCCTGCATGAGCAACCCGCCCCGTGCTCCCGTCAGATTCGCGGGAGGACGACGCCGGTCTGGGCCTGGTACTTCCCCTTCTTGTCTGCGTAGGAGACCTTGCAGACTTCATCCGCTTCCAGAAAGAGCACCTGCGCGATGCCCTCATTCGCATACACCTTGGCCGGCAACGGCGTCGTGTTGGAAATCTCCAGCGTTGCAAAGCCTTCCCACTCCGGCTCGAACGGCGTCACATTCACGATGATGCCGCAGCGCGCATAGGTGCTCTTCCCCACGCAGACGGTGATGATGTTCCGCGGGATTCGCATATACTCCACCGTCCGGGCCAGCGCAAAACTGTTCGGCGGAACGATGCACACATCCGACTCCACCTCCACCAGTGAAGAAGCGTCGAAGCTCTTCGGATCCACGACGGCAGAGTTCACATTCGTGAAGATGCGGAACTCATCCGCGACGCGAATGTCGTATCCGTAGGATGAGACGCCATATGAAATCACGCCTTCCCGCACCTGCTGTTCTTCAAAGGGTTCGATCATTCCCTGCTCGCGCGCCATGCGCGTGATCCAGGCATCGTTCTTCACCGGCATGCGTGGCTCCCTCTCTATGAGTCCGTCGGGCCCGGAAGCCCCGGAGGCACCGGACCGTTCGCGGCAGCGGCCGCCTCTTCCGCTGCCGCCAGTTCGGCAGCCTCGGCCGCAGCCTGTCGACGGTCTGCGAGTGCCGTGGCCTTCGCGGACATGATCTTCCGCACGGCCTTCCCGACACCTTCCACGAGTTCCATGCCCACGCGGGCCTGCCCTTCCCGCGTCATCGACCCGATGTGCGGCAGAAGCAGTGTCCTCGGATGGGCTTTGAGCCGATCCAGCGTCTCACCGGGCGGCTCCACCGCGTAGGTGTCCAGCGCGCAACCCGCCAGATGTCCGCTCTCCAGGAGGTCCGCAAGCGCGACCTCGTCCACCAGCCCTCCCCGGCCGAAGTTCAGGAGGAACGAACCCTTCTTCATGGCCTCCATCTCTTCACGACCCATGAGGCTTCCGGTCTCATCCTCCAGTGGCACATGGAGAGAGACAAAGTCCGCGCGGCTCAGCACATCTTCCAGCGTATGGAGATGCACGCCCGCGACATGGCTCTCATCCAGATAGGGATCATAGGCGACGGCACGCATCCCGAACGCCTGGGCCATCCGCGCCACTTCTCTCCCGATCCGACCGAAGCCGATCACGCCGATGAGCTTCCCCTTCACTTCCATGCCTTCGAATCTCTTCCGGTCCCATTCTCCCGAGCGAACGAGCGCGTCCGCGGCGTGAATATTCCGCGCGAGATCCAGAACCGCTCCCAGCGTGAGTTCCGCCACGGAGACCGTGGTTGCGTCCGGTGTGTTCACGACACGAATGTCCCGCTCCGAAGCGGCGTCCATGTCGATATTGTCCACGCCGATCCCGGCTCTCCCGATGACCTTCAGCCTGCGTGCCGCCTGAATCACCTCGGCGGTCACTTTCGTCCCGCTGCGAACGATCAGCACATCGGCGTCTTCCACTCGGCCGGGGAGGTCTTCGGGGGCAACGCCCAGTCTCTCCTCCACAGCCCACCCCGTCTCCTCTTCCAGGCGACGGATGGTCTCCTTCGTAATCCGGTCCAATACGACAATTCGCTTCATCAGCACAACCCCTGGATCTCATCGATCCACATCAGCAGTTCGTTGACATCATCCATCCGGATCTCTCCCATGTGAGCGATCCGGAAGGTCTCGTTTTTCAACCGTCCATATCCGTTCCCGATGACTACGCCCCGTTCCGCCAGAGCTTCATTCAAGCGGGCAATATCGATCCCGCGGGTGTTTCGTACCGCGGTCAATGTGATCGACTCCGTTCCTTTCTCGGGAAAGAGCTCGAAATGCTCCCGGGCCCACTGCTGCACCCGGCCCGCCATGGCCCGGTGCCGGGCTTCCCGGACCGGCATCGTCTCGGTGAGGATCCGGTCGAGCTGGCGATCGAGCGCGTAAAGATGAGAGATCGAGGGAGTGGTCACTCCCTGACGCTTCCGGAACGCATCATAGTGCCTGACGAAGTCGAAGTAAAAGCCTCTATTTTCGACTTCGCGAGCCCTGTCCACCGCCCGATCGCTGACAGCCATGACCGAGAACCCGGGCGGAACCGCCACCGCCTTCTGCACGCCCGCGAGGAGCCCGTCCAGGCCGAGTGCGTCAAAGTCGATGTCCACCGCCGCCAGAGAACTCACGGCGTCCACGAACAGGAACACCTCCGGATACTCCTTCACCACGGCCGCAATCTCCGCCAGAGGATTCATCACGCCTGTCGAAGTCTCGTTGTGCGTCAGGAGAACCGCGTCATAGTCTGACGAACTCAGCGCATCGGCGACCCGATCCGGCCGAACCGCCTCGCCCCAGGAGAACTCCAGCCGGTCCACCGGGAGACCGTTCATCTTCGCGATGGCTTCCCAACGGTCGCCGAAAGCACCGCAGCTCACAGCGAGAATTCGCTTCGTCGACCCGTTCCGCACACACGCCTCCATGAGGCCGGTGGACGAGGAGGTCGAGAGGAAGACGGGGCTTTTCGTGTGGAGCAACCGCTGGATCCTGCGAATCACCCGTTCGCCGAGCTCCGTAGCCTCCTCCGACCGATGCCCCACCGGCGGGCGGGACATTTCTTCGCGGATGTCCGGCAGAACCTCGGTCGGCCCCGGAATGAAGAGTCGCTTGTGCATCCGTATCTCCCGCCCCTCTACAGCGTCGGGAAAAGCTACCAGCGCACCCCTCTCCGGGAAAGGCCAAAGCCGTCAGTTCGGCTGTCTTGACGCGCACACGGCGCCCGGCTAGGCTGCCGCACGGTGCCGCAATGGACGCACACCGGGCATCCACGGAGGGGGCCTCATGATTCACACGGACATACTCGACCTCGTGGGGAACACTCCCCTCCTGCGCCTGGGCACAATCCCGCGTGAGGGCGACGCCGAGATCATCGTCAAGCTGGAGTCCTTCAATCCGGGCGGCAGCGTCAAAGACCGCATCGCGGTCCGCATCGTGGACGACGCCGAGGAGAAGGGGCTTCTGAAGCCCGGCGGCACGGTCGTGGAAGCCACCAGCGGAAACACGGGCGCCGGACTGGCGCTGGTCTGCCTTCGCAGAGGATACCGGGCCATCCTCGTCATGCCGGACAAGATGTCGCAGGAGAAGATCCGCTATCTGAAAGCGCTCGGAGCTCAAGTGGTCATCACACCCACGGCGGTCCCTCCGGATGACCCGAGAAGCTACTACTCCGTTTCCAGCCGCATTGCGGAGAGTACGCCCAACGCCATCCTCGCCAACCAGTACTTCAACCCGGTGAACCCGGAGACCCACTACCGTTCAACCGGGCCGGAAATCTGGGAGCAGACCGATGGCAAGCTCGACTACTTCGTCACGGGCATGGGAACCGGCGGGACCATCACCGGAACGGCGCGCTTTCTCAAGGAGATGAATCCCGGGATCCAGATTGTCGGCGCGGACATCGAGGGTTCCATACTGGAGGAGTACTTCCGAACGGGTGAGATCGGCGATTCACACCCTTATCTGGTCGAAGGCATCGGCGAAGACATGGTCCCCGGAACGCTCTCCATGGACAACATCGACGACATCATCACGGTGTCGGACCGGGACTCCTTCATCATGGCCCGGCGACTCATGCGCGAGGAGGGACTCTTCGTGGGCGGGTCATCCGGGACGGCTGTCGCGGTGGCCGCGCAGCTGGCTTCCCGGATCGGCGCGGACAAGCGAATCGTCGTGCTGATCCCCGACCACGGAGACCGCTACCTCTCCACATTCCACGGCGACGAGTGGATGATCGAGATGGGCTTCATGGACCCCGATTCACTCACCACCGCAGAGGTTCTCGCGGCCAAGCCGAACGCTCCCACCGGACTCGTGCAGGCGACGCCCGACGAGACCGTGCGGGAAGCGCTGGAGCGAATGCGCGGGACGGGCGTTTCTCAGGTCCCGGTGATCGACAAAGGCCGCGCCGTGGGGTCTCTCGAAGAAGCCCTGGTCATGGGATGCGTACTGGACAACGCGTCGATCCTGGAGGAACGCGTCTCCACAGTCATGGGCGACGCCTTCCCGGAGGTCGCGTCCACCGAACCCGCCGAATCCGTACTTCACCATCTCTCGGAGCGACGCGCCGCGGTCCTGGTGAAGGCGAGCGGTAACGAGTTCTCCGGCATTCTCACCCGTTTCGACTTCCTCAAGTTCATTCACGCCTGACACAGGATACCGCCATGGGATTCTCCACCGACGCAATCCACGCCGGGCAACGACCCGACCCGACAACCGGCGCCATCATCACTCCCATCTATCAGACCTCCACATATGTTCAGGACAGCATTGCGTGTCACAAAGGCTATGAGTACTCCCGCACGGAGAACCCCACGCGCGAAGCCTACGAGGCCAATGTCGCCACGCTGGAAGGCGCGCGGCACGGGATCGCGTTCGGATCGGGAATGGCGGCTATTGACGCCATCGGATCGTTGCTGGATGCG
This region includes:
- the dcd gene encoding dCTP deaminase, coding for MPVKNDAWITRMAREQGMIEPFEEQQVREGVISYGVSSYGYDIRVADEFRIFTNVNSAVVDPKSFDASSLVEVESDVCIVPPNSFALARTVEYMRIPRNIITVCVGKSTYARCGIIVNVTPFEPEWEGFATLEISNTTPLPAKVYANEGIAQVLFLEADEVCKVSYADKKGKYQAQTGVVLPRI
- a CDS encoding hydroxyacid dehydrogenase gives rise to the protein MKRIVVLDRITKETIRRLEEETGWAVEERLGVAPEDLPGRVEDADVLIVRSGTKVTAEVIQAARRLKVIGRAGIGVDNIDMDAASERDIRVVNTPDATTVSVAELTLGAVLDLARNIHAADALVRSGEWDRKRFEGMEVKGKLIGVIGFGRIGREVARMAQAFGMRAVAYDPYLDESHVAGVHLHTLEDVLSRADFVSLHVPLEDETGSLMGREEMEAMKKGSFLLNFGRGGLVDEVALADLLESGHLAGCALDTYAVEPPGETLDRLKAHPRTLLLPHIGSMTREGQARVGMELVEGVGKAVRKIMSAKATALADRRQAAAEAAELAAAEEAAAAANGPVPPGLPGPTDS
- a CDS encoding alanine--glyoxylate aminotransferase family protein; its protein translation is MHKRLFIPGPTEVLPDIREEMSRPPVGHRSEEATELGERVIRRIQRLLHTKSPVFLSTSSSTGLMEACVRNGSTKRILAVSCGAFGDRWEAIAKMNGLPVDRLEFSWGEAVRPDRVADALSSSDYDAVLLTHNETSTGVMNPLAEIAAVVKEYPEVFLFVDAVSSLAAVDIDFDALGLDGLLAGVQKAVAVPPGFSVMAVSDRAVDRAREVENRGFYFDFVRHYDAFRKRQGVTTPSISHLYALDRQLDRILTETMPVREARHRAMAGRVQQWAREHFELFPEKGTESITLTAVRNTRGIDIARLNEALAERGVVIGNGYGRLKNETFRIAHMGEIRMDDVNELLMWIDEIQGLC
- a CDS encoding pyridoxal-phosphate dependent enzyme, producing MIHTDILDLVGNTPLLRLGTIPREGDAEIIVKLESFNPGGSVKDRIAVRIVDDAEEKGLLKPGGTVVEATSGNTGAGLALVCLRRGYRAILVMPDKMSQEKIRYLKALGAQVVITPTAVPPDDPRSYYSVSSRIAESTPNAILANQYFNPVNPETHYRSTGPEIWEQTDGKLDYFVTGMGTGGTITGTARFLKEMNPGIQIVGADIEGSILEEYFRTGEIGDSHPYLVEGIGEDMVPGTLSMDNIDDIITVSDRDSFIMARRLMREEGLFVGGSSGTAVAVAAQLASRIGADKRIVVLIPDHGDRYLSTFHGDEWMIEMGFMDPDSLTTAEVLAAKPNAPTGLVQATPDETVREALERMRGTGVSQVPVIDKGRAVGSLEEALVMGCVLDNASILEERVSTVMGDAFPEVASTEPAESVLHHLSERRAAVLVKASGNEFSGILTRFDFLKFIHA